In Prunus dulcis chromosome 1, ALMONDv2, whole genome shotgun sequence, the following are encoded in one genomic region:
- the LOC117614414 gene encoding putative pentatricopeptide repeat-containing protein At1g19290 yields MLRYFPRRSFHVSRTLNWKLRDEYKLTRPELQDRISNLLVLQRYDALDKLKLSFEFSDQLLNTILRKLKLNPVACLSFFKLASKQQKYRPNLKSYCIIVHILSRARMYDQTRAYLNELVGLCNNNYSASVVWDELVRVYREFTFSPTVFDMILKVFAEKGMTKYALHVFDNMGKCGRSPSLRSCNSLLSNLVRNGQSHTALLVYEQIIRFGMVPDVYTCSIMVTAYCKEGRLSRALEFVKEMESWGCELNVVTYNSLIDGYVSLGDVKGAQLVLGLMSERGIMRNVVSYTLLIKGYCKQCKMEEAEKVLRGMKVEESGVVDERAYGVLLDGYCKACRMDDAIRIQDEMLSTGLNMNIFLCNSLINGHCKVGQVRDAEGVLLRMRYWNLKPDSYSYNTLMDGYCRKGQTSEALKLFHDMLQEGINHTVVTYNTLLKGLCQSGAFDDALHLWHLMLKRGLAPNEVSYCSMLGGFVKKDDLDGAITVFKEILAKGFTKSRVAFNTMITGLCKMGKLVEAEEIFDKMKELGCLPDEMTYRTLSNGYCKVGNVEEAFKVKSLMERQAIGPSIEMYNSLINGAFMSRKLSKVMDLLAEMQTRGLSPNIVTYGSLITGWCNEGMLGKAFSSYCEMIDKGFITNLIICSKVVGTLYRLGRIDEANILLKKLVDFDLFSDCLSSSKLFKVGNRHQEIQKISDSLDESAKSFSLPNHVVYNIAILGLCRSGKVANARKFLSKLLISGFSPDNFTYCTLIHATAAAGNVNEAFNLRDEMLKRDLVPNIATYNALINGLSKSGNLDRAERLFRKLYRKGLVPNAVTYNILIDGYCRIGNTVEGFKFKDKMVQEGISLSIITYSTLINGLYKQGNMEESVKLLSQMIKVGVQHNLVNHILQFDSRH; encoded by the coding sequence ATGCTCAGGTACTTCCCGCGCAGGTCCTTCCATGTGTCCCGAACCCTCAACTGGAAGCTCCGGGATGAGTACAAGCTGACCCGGCCCGAATTACAAGACCGGATTTCCAATCTCCTCGTCCTCCAACGGTATGATGCTCTTGACAAGCTGAAGCTGTCCTTTGAGTTCTCCGACCAACTCCTCAACACCATCCTCCGAAAACTGAAGCTAAACCCGGTAGCCTGCTTAAGCTTTTTCAAATTGGCTTCAAAGCAGCAAAAATATAGGCCCAACCTCAAGTCTTATTGTATAATTGTTCATATATTGTCCAGAGCTCGAATGTACGATCAAACCAGAGCGTACTTGAACGAATTGGTCGGCCTCTGCAACAATAATTATTCAGCCTCTGTGGTCTGGGATGAGCTTGTTAGGGTTTATAGGGAATTTACGTTTTCACCCACTGTTTTCGATATGATTCTCAAGGTGTTTGCTGAGAAGGGCATGACCAAGTATGCACTGCATGTGTTTGACAATATGGGTAAGTGCGGTCGATCTCCGAGTTTAAGGTCTTGTAATTCTTTGTTGAGTAATTTGGTCAGAAACGGCCAAAGTCACACTGCATTGCTTGTTTATGAGCAGATAATTAGGTTCGGGATGGTTCCTGATGTCTATACCTGTTCAATAATGGTAACCGCGTATTGTAAGGAGGGGAGGCTGAGTAGAGCGCTGGAATTCGTCAAAGAAATGGAAAGTTGGGGTTGTGAATTAAATGTAGTGACTTACAATAGTTTGATTGATGGGTATGTTAGTTTGGGAGATGTTAAAGGCGCCCAATTGGTGTTGGGGTTGATGTCTGAAAGGGGAATTATGAGAAATGTGGTGAGTTATACACTATTGATTAAGGGTTACTGCAAGCAGTGTAAGATGGAGGAAGCGGAGAAGGTGCTTCGGGGTATGAAGGTGGAGGAGTCTGGGGTTGTGGATGAGCGTGCTTATGGTGTGTTGTTAGATGGGTATTGTAAAGCTTGCAGAATGGATGATGCTATTAGGATTCAGGATGAGATGTTGAGCACAGGCTTAAACATGAATATTTTCCTTTGCAACTCCTTGATCAATGGGCACTGTAAGGTTGGTCAAGTTCGTGACGCGGAGGGAGTGTTGTTGCGGATGAGATATTGGAACTTAAAGCCCGATTCTTATAGTTATAATACCCTGATGGATGGGTACTGTCGGAAAGGTCAGACAAGTGAGGCATTGAAGCTTTTCCATGATATGCTTCAGGAAGGAATCAATCACACTGTTGTAACTTACAATACGCTTCTCAAGGGTTTATGTCAATCAGGTGCTTTTGATGATGCTTTGCATCTTTGGCATCTGATGTTGAAAAGAGGGTTGGCTCCTAACGAGGTTAGCTATTGTTCTATGCTTGGTGGGTTTGTCAAGAAGGACGATCTCGACGGGGCTATAACTgtatttaaagaaattttagCAAAAGGTTTTACCAAAAGCAGGGTTGCTTTCAATACAATGATTACTGGGTTATGCAAGATGGGTAAATTGGTGGAAGCGGAGGAGATTTTCGATAAGATGAAGGAGCTAGGATGTTTGCCTGATGAGATGACTTATAGAACCCTGAGTAATGGGTATTGTAAAGTTGGGAATGTTGAAGAAGCTTTCAAAGTTAAAAGTTTGATGGAAAGGCAAGCGATAGGTCCTTCCATTGAAATGTACAATTCTCTCATCAATGGTGCCTTTATGTCCAGGAAATTAAGTAAAGTGATGGATCTTCTTGCTGAGATGCAGACAAGGGGACTATCCCCTAATATTGTTACATATGGATCCCTTATAACTGGTTGGTGCAATGAAGGGATGCTGGGTAAAGCTTTTAGTTCATATTGTGAGATGATTGACAAAGGGTTTATCACCAATTTAATTATTTGCAGCAAAGTTGTCGGCACTCTGTATAGGCTTGGCAGGATTGATGAAGCAAATATTCTATTGAAGAAGCTAGtggattttgatcttttttcAGATTGTCTATCTTCTTCGAAGCTTTTCAAAGTTGGCAATAGACATCAAGAAATTCAGAAAATTTCAGATTCTCTTGATGAAAGTGCTAAAAGCTTCTCTCTGCCCAACCATGTTGTATACAATATTGCTATCTTGGGACTCTGCAGATCAGGGAAAGTTGCCAATGCAAGGAAATTTTTATCGAAGTTGTTGATTAGTGGCTTTTCTCCTGACAATTTTACATATTGCACCCTAATTCATGCCACTGCTGCTGCTGGTAATGTGAACGAGGCTTTCAACCTACGAGATGAAATGCTGAAAAGGGATCTTGTTCCTAACATTGCCACATATAATGCTCTTATAAATGGTTTGTCCAAATCAGGAAATTTGGATCGAGCAGAGAGGCTTTTCCGTAAACTTTACCGAAAGGGGTTAGTTCCTAATGCTGTTACCTATAATATATTGATTGATGGATACTGCAGAATTGGCAATACTGTTGAAGGCTTTAAATTTAAAGACAAGATGGTTCAAGAAGGGATTTCCCTCTCTATTATCACTTACTCTACATTGATCAATGGTCTTTATAAGCAAGGAAATATGGAAGAATCTGTGAAGCTTTTGAGTCAAATGATCAAGGTGGGAGTGCAACATAACCTTGTTAATCACATACTCCAGTTTGATTCAAGACATTAA